ATTCATCGCTGAGCGCATCGGGCATCTGACCCGGTTCCCCTCGCTCAATTTGGGCGTCAACGTGCAGCAGGGCGCCCGCAGCCTGGCGTGGACCAGCTCCGGAGTGCTCATTCCCTGTGAAGAAAAAGCCTCTGACGTGTTCAAACGAATGTTCATCCAAGGAACAAAGGATGAAACGGACGCCCAGGTGCGCCGGTTGGAATTAGGCCAAAGCATCCTGGATGCGGTGGCGGACCAGGCAAAGGCCCTGCAGCGGGATGTGGGGGCGCGCGACCGCGACCGGCTCGACCAGTATTTCACCAGCGTGCGCGAATTGGAGAAACGCATGAGCATGTCGCGGGAGTGGGAGCACAGGCCCAAACCCAAGGTGAATGTGCCTGTGCCGCTGGACCCTGAAAGCCCTCGAGAGTACATGGAGAAAGTTAAGCTGATGTATGACATGGCGCGGCTTGGCTTTGAAACGGATTCGACCCGGTCGGTGGCCCTTTTGCTCGATAGCGTCAACTCGCCGGCCATCGAGATTGAGGACATAAAAATTACCGATGGCTACCATAACCTGTCTCATCACGGCAGGTCCGAGGCGAAACTCGCCCAACTCAAGGCCATTGACCATTGGCACATGAAGCTGCTGGGGAATTTGTTCGGAGAATTAAAAGCTGCGCATGAGGAGGATGAAACCCTGCTGGATCGGACGATGATTCTTTATGGGACAAATCTGGGCAACGCCGACACCCATGTGACCACCAACCTGCCCACTATCTTTGCCGGTGGCGGGTTCAAACATGGCCAGCACCTCATGTTCGACACAGACCATAATTACCCGCTCCCGAACCTGTTCGTTTCGATGCTCCAGCGAATGGAGTTGGAAGTGGATAAATTTGCCTCCGCTACCGGAACGATGCGCGGGTTGGAAACGGCCTAAGCGGGGTTGCAATAGCATCCCAGCCATCTTTGGCATCATCGACCATCTGGCCGTGCCGTTGCTCGCAACTCGCGCCGAACAATTCGATTTTGACCAGCAGCCTTCCCAGTCGATGCTGGTTGTCTCGCACCCGGTTTCGCAGCTTTTCGATTTCCTTGCCTGTCTTGCTCCAAGTCATACGTCCCTCCTTGCAGCAAACTCACATTCCCAAAGGATTCCTCTCCTGCTACGCCAACCTCGCACCCGTTGTTCTCCGTGCAACCCAGGAATTTCCCGGTCGCAGCAAGATTCCCGCCTTCAGGTTTCAACCCGCACCTAAATGGCATTTTTCAGAATTGACGAATAGGGCTGTCTGAATACCGTTAGCTGGATAATCCCATGAGCCGGCGCTCTAAACTCAGACATTCCGAGGGAGCAGAGTTGGCGTGGCTTTCCGGTCCTATTGCCGGCACCAGTGGCAGGGCATTCCCAGCCGAATCGCGCTGGGACAGTCAGCGTGGCGCTTTGGCCATCTGCATCTTTCTGGCTTTGGCGATCTGGGCTGTTTTCGGCCAGACCCTTTACTACGGTTTTGTCAACTACGACGATGGTGTTTGTGTTTACGATAATCCAGCCACACCCGGGGGCTGACAGACCGGCGAGAATTGCCACCGCTGCGGCCCACCTTCAAACGGCCTATTGGAAAGACAGTGTTTCCCTGTGGACACACTGCCTGGCTTGCACCCCGGGAGATTATGTGGCCCACAACAATTTAGGAATCGCTCTGGTCTTGCAGGGAAGGCGGGAGGAAGCCATTCATAATTTTGAGCGGGCGCTGGAGATCAAACCGGACGATAGCGAAGCCCACAACAATTCAGGCGTCGCTCTGGCCTCCCAGGGGAAGATGGAAGAAGCCATTCATCAGTTTGAACGGGCGCTTGAGCTCAAAGCAGATAACAGCGAGGCCCGCACCAATCTGGGCCGCGCGCTGGCTGCTCGGGGCGCATCAGACAAGCCATCCCCCAGTTCACAGGAGCCTTGAATCCGACACCTAATTCCCTAATTCTCTAATTCTCTATTCTCTGGATTCTCTTCCTTGATAGCGGCCTTTAGGCGAGTTACGTTGCCTGTCGAATCGATGATCGCAAACCTTGCCGCCAAATCAACCGCTGCCCCTGCCTTCCGGGTGGGGGACGAACGGCTCATTAAACTCACTTCGAGCGCCGCCGCCAAAGTCGGCTCACTGCTATCGAAGCAAGGCCGGCCCGCCGGGGTGTTGCGCGTGGCGGTGGTGGGCGGCGGCTGTTCCGGGCTGCAATACAAAATGGATTTGCAGGATGGACCGGCTAATCGCGATATCCTGGTTGAAACGGCAGGCGTGCGGGTAGTGGTCGATCCCAAGAGCGCCCTCTATGTCACCGGCAGCGAGCTGGATTATCTGGATGCGCTCGACGGCGGGTTCAAAGTGAAAAATCCCAATGCGGCCACCAGTTGCTCTTGCGGCGAGAGCTTCAGCGCCTGAAAACGTGACCGATTGCTTTGAGTTGCTGGAGCAACCGCGGCGTCCCTGGCTGGACCCCGAGCCACTTAAGCACAAATTCATTGAACTTTCGACGGCCATGCATCCCGACCGCCTCCACCAGGCGACAGACAATGAGAAGCGAGCAGCTCAGCAAGGTTACACAGAGCTCAATGCGGCTTACAACCGGCTGCGAGAACCCCGGGAACGGCTGGTGCATTTGCTGGA
The sequence above is a segment of the Verrucomicrobiia bacterium genome. Coding sequences within it:
- a CDS encoding DUF1552 domain-containing protein; the encoded protein is MKEQATKRTMNSPFVSTQGALSRRRFLRGTGIMLALPLLDAMLPAFASAPAAADGPGAKPRRMLAICNNLGLLPTEFFPKDPGRDYKLSPYLELLSEYRNDFTVFSGVSHPDVDGGHPADNCFLTAAPHPGRGGFRNTISLDQFIAERIGHLTRFPSLNLGVNVQQGARSLAWTSSGVLIPCEEKASDVFKRMFIQGTKDETDAQVRRLELGQSILDAVADQAKALQRDVGARDRDRLDQYFTSVRELEKRMSMSREWEHRPKPKVNVPVPLDPESPREYMEKVKLMYDMARLGFETDSTRSVALLLDSVNSPAIEIEDIKITDGYHNLSHHGRSEAKLAQLKAIDHWHMKLLGNLFGELKAAHEEDETLLDRTMILYGTNLGNADTHVTTNLPTIFAGGGFKHGQHLMFDTDHNYPLPNLFVSMLQRMELEVDKFASATGTMRGLETA
- a CDS encoding tetratricopeptide repeat protein; translated protein: MFTIIQPHPGADRPARIATAAAHLQTAYWKDSVSLWTHCLACTPGDYVAHNNLGIALVLQGRREEAIHNFERALEIKPDDSEAHNNSGVALASQGKMEEAIHQFERALELKADNSEARTNLGRALAARGASDKPSPSSQEP
- a CDS encoding iron-sulfur cluster assembly accessory protein; translation: MIANLAAKSTAAPAFRVGDERLIKLTSSAAAKVGSLLSKQGRPAGVLRVAVVGGGCSGLQYKMDLQDGPANRDILVETAGVRVVVDPKSALYVTGSELDYLDALDGGFKVKNPNAATSCSCGESFSA